The Synechococcus sp. CC9605 sequence GGCTCCTCTTTCTTGGCCGAGATCAGGCGAACGACCTCTTCACTGAGACCCTTGGCGATTTTGTCGGTCTCAATCTCGGTGACGAAGCCGTACTTGTACGGCTGGCTGACGAGATCCCGTGTGGAGGTACTGGTCATTCAGCTCAGCCGGCGGTGGCGTTGATCGTTTCGGTGGTGATGGTCTGCGTCTTCTCAGGGCAAGCGAAGGGGTTGTCCTCGGTGAGGAAGAGCATGCAGTGGCATTCCTTTCGCTCGCGCATCGGAACGCAGGGGCAGTTCCAGAAGGCCTGCGAGACCTCGGCCTCCTTGTCTTCGTAATGGCGACAAGGGCACAGCGCACCGCCCAGATCGTCTTTGTGACGCG is a genomic window containing:
- a CDS encoding ferredoxin-thioredoxin reductase catalytic domain-containing protein — encoded protein: MSDAPQEPTAESLEVIRKFAETYAQRTGTYFCADSSVTAVVLKGLARHKDDLGGALCPCRHYEDKEAEVSQAFWNCPCVPMRERKECHCMLFLTEDNPFACPEKTQTITTETINATAG